From Synergistaceae bacterium, one genomic window encodes:
- a CDS encoding PTS glucose transporter subunit IIA, with translation MDYKELAEKLIELVGGKFNVKGVVHCATRLRFTLNDDTKANTDAITKLKGILQVVNAGGQYQIVIGPDVPQVYQEVVAAGGFESSAAIDDPNAEKEDNRSKLSKLLESIASIFQPIIPAITGAGLLKALMALFVWLGWLKSGTQTYTILNAMADAAFYFMPILLAASCARKFKCNQGNALALAGVLVYPSFVSLLGGKEAVTFLGFLPVTKAIYASSVIPIILGVWFMSVVEHWIQKVSPRSIKFFSVPLVSLVVGATVTITLLGPLGSWASGLINSLFTWMNATIPWLVPTVVGIFSPLLVMTGTHYGLIPIGTNNLATVKWDSVVIGMLPSNVAQGAAGLAVAVRSKNPDTKQQASSAGLTAVLGITEPVLYGVNMRFTFPLYAAMIGGGLGGLYMGLTRVARFAGGSPGLLVLPGYIPHAEALAMGYTMTNFMHAVIGGVVIAFVGSWVACNIMFDIWKKQGKLAPEELGQVLPDVPDDAIVAVADGRFIGPDEIKDEAFAGQSMGQTIAVDPADGIIAAPANGTIEMIFPTAHAFGLRMKDGTGLLVHIGIDTVKLNGKGFTLLKKQGDTVKAGEPVVRVDLDAVKGAGYSPQTIVVITEPVREDELMSFIEFGASVKRGDSLMK, from the coding sequence ATGGACTACAAGGAATTAGCCGAAAAACTCATCGAGCTCGTCGGTGGAAAGTTCAACGTCAAAGGTGTAGTGCACTGCGCAACACGTCTGCGCTTCACCCTCAACGACGACACCAAAGCTAACACTGACGCAATCACCAAGCTGAAGGGCATTCTTCAGGTCGTCAACGCCGGAGGACAGTACCAGATTGTCATCGGCCCGGACGTTCCGCAGGTGTATCAGGAAGTCGTAGCTGCCGGAGGGTTCGAGTCCTCTGCCGCAATCGATGACCCCAACGCCGAGAAAGAGGACAACCGCTCGAAGCTGAGCAAGCTCCTCGAGAGCATCGCAAGCATCTTCCAGCCCATCATCCCCGCAATCACCGGCGCAGGACTCTTGAAAGCCTTGATGGCTCTGTTCGTGTGGCTGGGGTGGCTGAAGTCCGGCACTCAGACCTACACAATCCTTAACGCGATGGCAGACGCAGCTTTCTACTTCATGCCCATACTCTTGGCCGCGTCTTGTGCCAGAAAGTTCAAGTGCAATCAGGGCAACGCATTAGCCCTCGCCGGAGTGCTGGTGTATCCGTCATTCGTGAGCCTACTCGGCGGGAAAGAGGCCGTTACGTTCTTGGGCTTCCTCCCCGTAACCAAAGCTATTTACGCCTCATCAGTCATACCGATAATTCTCGGCGTGTGGTTCATGTCGGTAGTTGAGCACTGGATACAGAAGGTTTCTCCGCGCTCGATAAAGTTCTTCTCCGTTCCTCTCGTCAGCCTCGTCGTCGGAGCAACCGTAACGATTACGCTTCTCGGGCCTTTGGGTTCGTGGGCTTCCGGGCTCATCAACTCGCTGTTCACGTGGATGAACGCCACAATTCCTTGGCTCGTCCCGACAGTCGTAGGCATCTTCTCTCCGCTGCTCGTCATGACTGGCACACATTACGGACTTATCCCCATCGGCACGAACAACCTCGCCACAGTGAAGTGGGACTCCGTCGTCATCGGAATGCTCCCCTCCAACGTTGCGCAGGGTGCGGCTGGTCTTGCAGTTGCAGTGCGCTCGAAGAACCCCGACACGAAGCAGCAGGCTTCATCTGCAGGACTTACTGCCGTTCTCGGAATCACTGAGCCGGTGCTCTACGGTGTCAACATGCGCTTCACGTTCCCGCTTTATGCCGCGATGATCGGCGGAGGGCTCGGAGGCCTGTACATGGGACTGACGCGCGTTGCGAGGTTCGCGGGCGGTTCTCCGGGACTCTTGGTTCTGCCGGGCTACATCCCTCACGCTGAGGCTCTGGCGATGGGCTACACAATGACGAACTTCATGCACGCTGTGATAGGCGGCGTAGTGATTGCGTTCGTCGGTTCGTGGGTGGCGTGCAACATCATGTTCGACATCTGGAAGAAGCAGGGCAAGCTCGCACCCGAAGAACTCGGCCAAGTTCTGCCCGACGTACCTGATGATGCAATCGTCGCTGTGGCTGACGGAAGGTTCATCGGCCCGGACGAGATTAAGGACGAAGCATTTGCGGGACAGTCGATGGGACAGACAATCGCGGTTGACCCTGCCGACGGAATAATAGCCGCACCGGCAAACGGCACGATAGAGATGATTTTCCCGACGGCTCACGCTTTCGGCCTCAGGATGAAGGACGGTACGGGGCTTCTCGTTCACATCGGAATAGACACCGTGAAGCTCAACGGCAAGGGCTTTACCCTCCTCAAGAAGCAGGGCGACACCGTCAAGGCCGGAGAACCTGTTGTGCGCGTTGACCTCGATGCGGTTAAGGGAGCTGGTTACAGTCCGCAGACCATCGTGGTAATCACCGAGCCTGTCCGTGAAGACGAGCTGATGTCGTTCATCGAGTTCGGAGCTTCCGTGAAGAGGGGCGACAGCTTGATGAAGTAA
- a CDS encoding DUF1311 domain-containing protein, whose translation MKRLLAALTLILALCVPAHALSDEEYIRLKRSPAFAEADRSLASAYNDAKDAMSYSAFEELRESQREWIDYGRDQEASRLMRQDYSRVEAYTEVTRRRTAYIRQQISEYSARTPRNRPSTPRPAEPRRNPNRPDFDIFTGQFSKDDDVYMSVQWVNKSSRLMGVRLRCGDEEWFGKGRLHERELTAEAGSKSVTLYFVNANAIRIETNEAFNRAMDFNAEGRYTRLYSR comes from the coding sequence ATGAAACGTCTACTCGCTGCACTGACACTGATACTTGCTCTGTGCGTCCCCGCACACGCCCTCAGTGATGAGGAGTATATCCGCCTCAAGAGATCCCCAGCTTTTGCTGAGGCTGACCGTTCGCTCGCAAGTGCCTACAACGACGCAAAAGATGCTATGAGTTACTCGGCCTTCGAGGAACTCAGGGAATCACAGCGCGAATGGATAGACTACGGCCGCGATCAGGAAGCCAGCAGACTCATGCGTCAGGACTATTCCCGCGTTGAGGCCTACACCGAAGTTACCCGCCGCAGAACCGCCTATATCCGGCAGCAAATTTCGGAATACTCAGCAAGAACTCCGCGCAACAGGCCAAGCACACCGAGACCTGCCGAACCAAGACGCAACCCGAACAGACCCGATTTTGACATCTTTACCGGGCAATTCAGCAAAGACGACGATGTCTATATGTCCGTCCAGTGGGTCAACAAGTCCTCAAGGCTTATGGGAGTCCGTCTGCGCTGCGGTGATGAAGAATGGTTCGGGAAGGGTCGCCTTCACGAACGGGAACTTACAGCAGAAGCCGGAAGCAAATCCGTAACGCTGTACTTCGTCAATGCGAACGCCATACGTATCGAGACCAACGAGGCATTCAACCGTGCAATGGACTTTAACGCTGAGGGCAGGTATACGCGACTTTATAGCAGGTAA
- a CDS encoding GHKL domain-containing protein, whose translation MADVGEVFGGREAEAGEYYLQQCADASEAGYTGYCGNIAADAVASHYTAYAESLGAGIEWHMNLPAELPMNESEYCAVLGNLVENALKAVKNLPEERRRVKVISSLLSDAIIGLSVENPFCGSVVLGRNGLPRSDGEEHGIGLMSVQNTVKRHLREIP comes from the coding sequence GTGGCGGACGTCGGCGAAGTTTTCGGAGGGCGCGAGGCAGAGGCAGGAGAATACTACCTTCAGCAGTGTGCGGACGCTTCGGAGGCAGGCTACACGGGCTACTGCGGGAACATTGCGGCTGATGCTGTGGCTTCGCACTACACGGCTTACGCTGAGTCGCTGGGAGCAGGCATAGAATGGCACATGAACCTGCCGGCTGAACTCCCGATGAACGAGTCAGAGTACTGCGCTGTTCTCGGCAACTTGGTCGAGAATGCGTTAAAGGCCGTCAAGAATCTTCCTGAAGAACGGCGTAGGGTTAAGGTGATTTCGTCCCTGCTCTCGGATGCGATAATCGGGCTGTCAGTCGAGAATCCTTTCTGCGGAAGCGTTGTGCTCGGGCGGAACGGCCTTCCGCGTTCGGACGGCGAAGAGCACGGAATAGGGTTAATGTCTGTGCAGAACACCGTGAAGCGTCATCTAAGGGAAATCCCGTGA
- a CDS encoding ACT domain-containing protein: MNVKQISVFMDNKPGSLYEIAKVFADNNISIRALTVTETSDFSVVRVIVDNVLWASSVLKDGGFFTKIQEVIAAEVPNTPGGLNKVLGVIRDADVNIEYTYTILTGRYVINTCMILKLSDNLKAIAALKEAGIKILEQEEFSAL, translated from the coding sequence ATGAACGTCAAGCAGATTTCTGTGTTTATGGACAACAAGCCGGGCAGCTTGTACGAGATTGCGAAGGTCTTTGCGGATAACAATATAAGCATCAGGGCACTGACTGTTACGGAGACGAGTGATTTCAGTGTTGTGCGGGTGATTGTGGATAATGTCCTGTGGGCTTCGTCTGTACTGAAAGACGGAGGCTTCTTCACGAAGATTCAGGAGGTTATTGCGGCAGAAGTCCCCAACACTCCCGGCGGGCTCAACAAGGTTCTTGGGGTTATCAGGGACGCGGACGTAAATATAGAGTACACGTACACGATTCTGACGGGCAGATACGTAATCAACACCTGCATGATACTCAAGCTCAGCGACAACCTTAAGGCAATTGCTGCACTGAAAGAAGCCGGGATCAAGATTCTGGAGCAGGAAGAGTTTTCCGCGCTGTAA
- a CDS encoding acetolactate synthase, protein MSVKQISVFLENRPGCLHEMTKALADANIDLRGLSLAETSDFGIVRLIVDDVLGTTNTLKDAGFVASMSDVLAVEVPNVPGGLNKVLEILSGTGINVEYMYAILGNKSSQTAYMIFKVSDNDKAAFALNIAGVKILEAEELSAL, encoded by the coding sequence ATGAGCGTAAAACAGATTTCCGTTTTTCTGGAGAACAGGCCGGGCTGCCTTCACGAGATGACGAAGGCTCTTGCGGACGCGAATATAGACCTGCGAGGACTCTCCCTTGCTGAGACGAGCGATTTCGGAATTGTGAGATTAATCGTTGATGACGTTCTCGGCACGACAAACACCCTCAAGGATGCCGGGTTTGTGGCGAGCATGAGCGACGTTCTGGCAGTTGAGGTGCCCAACGTTCCGGGCGGGTTGAACAAGGTGCTGGAGATTCTCAGCGGGACAGGCATCAACGTTGAGTACATGTATGCGATTCTCGGGAACAAGTCATCGCAGACAGCGTACATGATCTTCAAGGTCAGCGACAACGACAAGGCGGCATTCGCGCTGAACATCGCGGGAGTGAAGATTCTGGAGGCGGAGGAGCTTTCTGCCTTGTAG
- a CDS encoding phenylacetate--CoA ligase, with protein sequence MEQRYFQPEIETMPRDKIRDLQNERLLRQVRHVWENVPYYRAKMQEKGLTPDDIKSQDDLYKLPFLTKDDLRKAYPYGLMGKPLHDCVRIQSTSGTTGQRVVAFYTMHDLDIWETMCARAIVAAGGSRDSVVQVSYGYGLFTGGPGLNGGSHKLGSLTIPTSSGNTDRQIMFIKDLQATILCCTPSYAAFIGERMKEMGMKPEDIPLKAGIFGAEAWSEAMRHDIEATMGIKAYDIYGLTELCGPGVSFECEDQHGMHINEDFFIPEIIDPKTGEPQPEGTLGELVFTTLDKEAFPLIRYRTRDITTLTHEPCPCGRTHVRMTKLKGRTDDMLIIRGVNVFPSQIETVLINSGYPANYQIIVDRVNNTDTLDVRVEMTPEMFTDNLGTVNKRQAELVDGLRSMLGLKAKVTLVAPKTIVRSEGKAVRVIDNRKI encoded by the coding sequence ATGGAACAGAGATATTTTCAGCCTGAAATAGAGACGATGCCCCGCGACAAGATCCGCGACCTGCAGAATGAACGTCTCTTGAGGCAGGTTCGGCATGTGTGGGAAAACGTACCGTATTACCGCGCAAAGATGCAGGAGAAGGGCTTAACCCCCGACGACATCAAGTCGCAGGATGACCTGTACAAGCTCCCGTTCCTGACGAAGGACGACCTCCGCAAAGCGTATCCTTACGGCCTGATGGGGAAGCCCCTTCATGACTGCGTACGTATTCAGTCGACGAGCGGAACAACAGGACAGAGAGTCGTAGCCTTCTACACGATGCATGACCTCGACATCTGGGAGACGATGTGCGCCCGTGCAATCGTCGCGGCAGGCGGGAGCAGGGATTCTGTTGTGCAGGTGTCGTACGGTTACGGTCTCTTCACCGGCGGGCCCGGCCTCAACGGAGGAAGCCACAAGCTGGGCTCACTCACCATTCCTACATCATCGGGCAACACCGACAGGCAGATAATGTTCATCAAGGATCTGCAGGCTACGATTCTGTGCTGTACACCGAGCTACGCGGCCTTCATCGGCGAACGCATGAAGGAAATGGGCATGAAGCCTGAGGATATTCCGCTGAAGGCAGGGATTTTCGGCGCGGAAGCATGGAGCGAGGCAATGCGCCATGACATAGAGGCAACGATGGGCATCAAGGCTTACGACATTTACGGCCTCACGGAACTTTGCGGGCCCGGCGTGTCGTTCGAGTGCGAGGATCAGCACGGAATGCACATCAACGAGGATTTCTTCATCCCCGAAATCATTGACCCGAAGACCGGCGAACCTCAGCCTGAAGGAACGCTCGGCGAGCTGGTGTTCACGACGTTAGACAAAGAGGCCTTCCCGCTCATCAGGTACAGGACGCGCGACATCACTACCCTCACTCATGAGCCATGCCCTTGCGGTCGTACTCACGTGCGCATGACGAAGCTCAAGGGCAGGACGGACGACATGCTGATTATTCGCGGAGTAAACGTCTTCCCGAGCCAGATTGAGACAGTCCTCATCAACAGCGGCTATCCTGCGAACTATCAGATTATCGTTGACAGGGTGAACAACACGGACACTCTTGATGTCAGGGTTGAGATGACCCCCGAAATGTTCACGGACAATCTCGGTACGGTCAACAAGAGGCAGGCAGAGCTGGTTGACGGACTGCGCTCGATGCTCGGCCTGAAGGCGAAGGTTACACTTGTTGCGCCGAAAACCATAGTGCGCAGTGAGGGCAAGGCTGTACGCGTAATCGACAACAGGAAGATTTAG
- a CDS encoding indolepyruvate oxidoreductase subunit beta, whose product MKTRSIMIVGVGGQGSVLASKLLGHLLITQGYDVKVSEVHGMSQRGGSVVTYVRYGDKVYSPVIDKGQADVIVSFELLEAARNLEYLKRGGQIVTSTQQIDPMPVLIGAMTYPEDLLSKIKALGVKIDALDCVKLAGQAGSTKAVNLVLLGRLSHYFDDIPSEAWDEAINSCVPPKFLELNKRAFELGKNA is encoded by the coding sequence ATGAAGACGCGCAGCATCATGATAGTAGGAGTCGGCGGACAGGGAAGCGTGTTAGCCAGCAAGCTGCTCGGGCATCTCTTAATCACGCAGGGCTATGACGTGAAGGTCTCGGAAGTTCACGGGATGAGCCAGCGCGGAGGAAGCGTCGTAACTTACGTGCGATACGGCGACAAAGTATATTCTCCCGTAATCGACAAGGGACAGGCAGATGTGATTGTGTCTTTCGAGCTTCTGGAGGCCGCGCGAAATCTCGAGTACCTCAAGAGGGGCGGCCAGATAGTTACCTCAACACAGCAGATTGACCCGATGCCCGTACTCATCGGCGCAATGACTTACCCTGAAGACCTGTTAAGCAAGATTAAGGCTCTCGGCGTGAAGATTGACGCTCTCGACTGCGTGAAGCTCGCCGGACAGGCAGGAAGCACCAAAGCCGTGAACCTCGTGCTTCTTGGAAGGCTGTCGCATTACTTCGACGACATACCTTCTGAGGCATGGGATGAAGCGATAAATTCATGTGTTCCACCGAAATTCCTCGAACTCAACAAACGAGCCTTCGAGTTAGGGAAGAACGCATAA
- the iorA gene encoding indolepyruvate ferredoxin oxidoreductase subunit alpha: MRQLMQGNTAAARGLWEAGCCFASSYPGTPSTEITEELAKFAEVYSEWAPNEKVAMEAAFGASLAGKRSFCGMKHVGLNVAADPLFTVSYTGINAGMIICVADDAGMHSSQNEQDSRHYARAAKLPMLEPSDSQEALEFFKSAYALSEEYDSPVIVKMCTRIAHSQSVVETGERTEAPEHPYAKNIAKYVMMPGNAIKRHPVVEERMLRLQAFAETSDLNRTEEGSDSSLGIITSSTCYQYVKEACGDTFPILKLGMVWPMPDGKLKSFAQSVKRLVIVEELDGFIEGYCRELGLTCEGKSLFGLLGELSPNVIAEKLGLAHGEGVKLGETLPARPPMMCAGCPHRGIFYTLNKLKCTVLGDIGCYTLGAVAPLSAMEMTLCMGASVSALHGFNKANSAAHSVHGNPPAHPPVAVIGDSTFMHSGMTGLANIAYNQSKSVVIILDNSITGMTGHQQNPTTGLNIHGDPAGKIDLEALCRAMGFNRVRVVDPYNLKECEDALREELAAGESSVIISRRPCALLKYVKHNPPLHVDTAKCVGCKSCMKIGCPAISMKDGKARVDETLCVGCGVCTQMCRFGAFLKEGE, translated from the coding sequence ATGAGACAGTTAATGCAGGGCAACACCGCCGCCGCCAGAGGACTTTGGGAAGCGGGATGCTGCTTTGCGTCGAGCTACCCGGGAACGCCGAGCACAGAAATCACAGAAGAGCTCGCGAAGTTCGCTGAGGTGTATTCCGAGTGGGCACCGAACGAGAAGGTAGCGATGGAGGCAGCGTTTGGTGCGAGCCTCGCGGGAAAACGCAGCTTCTGCGGGATGAAGCATGTCGGCCTGAACGTTGCGGCTGACCCGCTGTTCACGGTCTCTTACACTGGGATTAACGCGGGAATGATTATCTGTGTCGCCGATGACGCGGGAATGCACTCAAGCCAGAACGAGCAGGACAGCAGACATTATGCGCGCGCGGCCAAGCTCCCGATGCTCGAGCCGTCGGACTCGCAGGAAGCGTTAGAGTTCTTCAAGAGTGCTTATGCTCTCTCGGAAGAATATGACTCGCCGGTAATCGTGAAGATGTGCACCCGTATTGCGCATTCACAGTCAGTAGTTGAGACAGGAGAGAGAACCGAAGCTCCAGAGCACCCTTACGCAAAGAACATCGCGAAGTACGTCATGATGCCCGGCAACGCCATAAAGAGACATCCTGTCGTTGAAGAGAGGATGCTACGGCTTCAGGCTTTCGCGGAGACATCAGACCTCAACCGCACGGAAGAAGGCAGTGATTCATCACTCGGGATAATCACATCTTCGACCTGCTATCAGTACGTGAAGGAAGCGTGCGGAGACACATTCCCGATTCTGAAGCTGGGTATGGTGTGGCCGATGCCCGACGGGAAGCTGAAGAGTTTTGCGCAGAGCGTCAAGAGGCTCGTAATCGTTGAGGAGCTTGACGGCTTCATAGAGGGTTACTGCCGGGAACTTGGCCTGACTTGCGAGGGAAAATCGCTGTTCGGACTTCTCGGAGAACTGAGCCCCAACGTGATTGCGGAAAAGCTGGGGCTTGCTCACGGAGAAGGAGTGAAGCTCGGGGAAACTCTGCCAGCTCGTCCGCCGATGATGTGCGCGGGCTGTCCTCATCGCGGAATCTTCTACACCCTCAACAAGCTGAAGTGTACGGTTCTGGGGGACATCGGGTGCTACACGCTTGGTGCAGTTGCTCCGCTCTCCGCAATGGAGATGACGTTATGCATGGGAGCATCTGTGAGCGCGCTTCACGGCTTCAACAAGGCAAACAGTGCCGCTCACTCTGTTCACGGCAACCCGCCCGCCCACCCCCCAGTAGCCGTAATCGGAGATTCAACCTTCATGCATTCAGGAATGACCGGCCTCGCAAACATCGCCTACAACCAGAGCAAGAGCGTCGTGATAATCCTCGACAACTCCATCACCGGAATGACCGGCCACCAGCAGAACCCCACGACAGGCCTGAACATTCACGGAGACCCGGCGGGGAAAATCGACCTCGAGGCACTGTGCAGGGCAATGGGCTTCAATCGCGTCAGAGTCGTTGACCCCTACAACCTCAAGGAATGCGAGGATGCCTTACGCGAGGAACTAGCCGCAGGTGAATCCAGCGTGATAATCTCCCGCAGACCGTGCGCTCTCTTGAAGTACGTTAAGCACAACCCGCCCCTTCATGTCGACACCGCAAAATGCGTCGGGTGCAAGTCCTGCATGAAGATAGGCTGCCCCGCAATCTCGATGAAGGACGGAAAAGCCCGCGTTGACGAAACATTATGCGTGGGGTGCGGAGTGTGTACGCAGATGTGCAGGTTCGGAGCGTTCTTGAAGGAGGGTGAGTAG
- a CDS encoding ankyrin repeat domain-containing protein translates to MQFTQKNFGLFGEFYPELAHYGQAANNALASDRNICLLNLGRIAETIVKHLCQHSNIPYKHSHDPVQALANAGIIGEDIRLKIDTLLEVRDDALRDDYDSDMACIRMFTTAYELCEWFVSRRKFDFLNGLLPAGASSSPLSEAAGLGSEAEESLYTWTRYSLLCLGNIGEFLCDFLGKKYAQEMEDYDRQSFKQADTSEKEEILKRNGIIGDEQKDILYKLRDARNRAVHQRESSSERAEQLIDEALQLCAWTFRKIAEAGDAVKGKIADVTSEGEISVDIGPLAGVVNSDEKPENTECESGDVYSFRIVSNPKDTAEPLYLSMKDADAKSEGTSGAEESRPVIAVSAGGNADFLRVCQIGNENEIIRALEGGADPSSKTMDGTTTLMLAAQHGKARVIDALIGRGVSPNARNISRHTALMFAVQNDNIYAVDALLNHNANVFALDCDGKTAMDYVVSAAPYGRKIAKKLKRKAETLFLELCKGNDESKIISAMNHNANPNAKTLNAKTTALMLLVSHHRAELIEMLLRRGARVNDKDSKGKTALMFAAESNTTEAVRTLLDYEADIYAEDGKGHDALYYAEKNPRTCHDAELLALLGKKQPAVDEPEGPVPETPEEPEALTQEQEAEASEALRMTLQRDILKICRAGSPEDLTQALEAGVSIDVTSKENATPLMFAAQSNTAEIVDMLITAGADLNAQDNSGSTALFYAAYRNTEDVVEALLAAGADKTITNNAGLSALDYARRNYRLEDTEALRKLEA, encoded by the coding sequence ATGCAGTTTACACAGAAAAATTTCGGGCTCTTCGGCGAGTTTTACCCGGAGCTTGCTCATTACGGACAGGCCGCCAACAACGCACTTGCTTCTGACAGGAATATATGCCTCCTGAACTTGGGGAGGATAGCTGAAACAATCGTCAAGCATTTGTGCCAGCACAGCAATATTCCCTACAAGCACAGTCATGACCCTGTGCAGGCCTTAGCTAATGCCGGGATAATCGGTGAAGATATACGCCTCAAGATAGATACGCTCCTCGAAGTCAGGGATGATGCCCTGCGTGATGATTATGATTCCGACATGGCATGTATAAGGATGTTCACGACGGCCTACGAGCTGTGCGAATGGTTCGTGTCCCGCAGAAAGTTCGACTTCCTCAACGGGCTTCTTCCCGCCGGAGCATCTTCCTCGCCCCTGTCTGAGGCGGCAGGTCTGGGCTCTGAGGCAGAGGAGAGCCTCTACACGTGGACGCGTTACAGCCTTCTGTGCTTGGGGAACATCGGCGAGTTCCTCTGCGACTTTCTGGGCAAGAAGTACGCGCAAGAGATGGAGGATTATGACCGCCAGAGCTTCAAGCAGGCCGACACCTCAGAGAAAGAAGAAATCCTGAAGCGCAACGGAATAATCGGCGACGAGCAGAAGGACATCCTCTACAAGCTCCGTGATGCAAGGAACAGGGCGGTTCACCAGCGCGAGTCTTCTTCGGAGAGGGCAGAGCAGCTCATTGACGAGGCACTGCAGCTGTGTGCGTGGACGTTCAGGAAGATAGCTGAAGCCGGAGACGCGGTGAAGGGCAAGATAGCCGACGTAACTTCGGAGGGGGAAATAAGCGTAGACATCGGGCCGTTAGCCGGAGTGGTGAACAGCGACGAGAAGCCGGAAAATACCGAGTGCGAGAGCGGGGACGTGTACTCGTTCAGGATTGTGAGCAACCCGAAGGACACAGCAGAGCCGTTATACTTGAGCATGAAGGACGCAGACGCAAAGTCTGAAGGCACGTCCGGCGCGGAAGAAAGCAGGCCGGTGATTGCTGTTTCGGCGGGAGGAAACGCGGACTTTCTGCGTGTGTGCCAGATCGGCAACGAGAACGAGATTATTCGCGCCCTCGAGGGCGGAGCAGACCCTAGCTCGAAGACGATGGACGGCACGACAACCCTTATGCTGGCGGCACAGCACGGCAAGGCACGTGTAATCGACGCACTCATAGGACGCGGAGTTTCGCCGAACGCACGAAACATCAGCAGGCACACTGCTCTGATGTTCGCGGTGCAGAACGACAACATCTACGCGGTCGATGCCCTGCTGAACCACAACGCCAACGTTTTCGCACTGGACTGCGACGGCAAGACTGCGATGGATTACGTTGTGTCGGCGGCACCCTACGGCCGGAAAATCGCCAAGAAGCTGAAGCGCAAAGCCGAGACGCTGTTCCTCGAACTCTGCAAGGGCAACGACGAGAGCAAGATAATCAGTGCGATGAACCACAACGCTAACCCCAACGCCAAGACCTTGAACGCGAAGACGACGGCACTAATGCTCCTAGTGTCTCATCACAGGGCGGAACTCATCGAGATGCTGCTTCGCAGGGGAGCGCGCGTGAACGACAAGGACTCGAAGGGCAAGACTGCGCTGATGTTTGCGGCGGAGAGCAACACGACTGAAGCTGTGAGGACGCTGCTGGATTATGAGGCAGACATTTACGCGGAGGACGGCAAGGGGCATGATGCGCTGTATTACGCGGAGAAGAATCCGAGAACGTGCCACGACGCGGAACTTTTAGCCCTGCTCGGCAAGAAACAGCCCGCCGTTGATGAGCCGGAAGGACCTGTACCAGAAACGCCGGAAGAGCCCGAAGCACTGACGCAGGAGCAGGAGGCGGAAGCCAGCGAGGCACTCAGGATGACACTTCAGCGCGACATCCTCAAAATCTGCAGGGCAGGAAGCCCCGAAGACCTCACACAAGCACTCGAAGCCGGAGTTTCCATCGACGTAACCAGCAAAGAAAACGCGACTCCCTTGATGTTCGCGGCACAGAGCAACACCGCAGAAATCGTCGACATGCTCATCACCGCCGGTGCAGACCTCAACGCTCAGGACAACTCAGGAAGCACAGCACTATTCTACGCGGCATACAGGAACACAGAAGACGTTGTAGAAGCACTGCTCGCGGCGGGAGCTGACAAGACCATCACCAACAACGCGGGGCTTTCGGCACTCGATTACGCACGGAGAAACTACAGGCTCGAGGACACGGAAGCTCTGAGAAAACTTGAAGCATAA